Proteins encoded together in one Thermophilibacter immobilis window:
- a CDS encoding phosphoribosylaminoimidazolesuccinocarboxamide synthase, whose product MGLRPDSHGKVRDIYDCKDRLLMVASDRISAYDFILPDEIPHKGEILTRISAFWFERFAGLMPNHLVSCDVADLPEEFKPYEDYLAGRFMLVKKAQTVPIECIVRGYLTGSGKKTYDADGTVCGIKLPTGLTEASQLPEPIFTPSTKAALGDHDENISYERCAQLVGDDVAAQLRDASLAIYRAAAEYAATRGIIIADTKFEFGFIDGKLTLIDECLTPDSSRFWPAQGYAEGHVQPSYDKQYVRDWLSANWDMTGEPPRIPANVIGGTSERYQEAFQIIVGTEFKPLKETHVTA is encoded by the coding sequence ATGGGGCTTCGCCCGGACTCTCACGGCAAGGTGCGCGATATCTACGACTGCAAAGACCGCCTGCTCATGGTCGCGTCCGACCGCATCAGTGCCTATGACTTTATCCTGCCCGATGAGATCCCCCACAAGGGCGAGATTCTGACGCGCATCTCCGCGTTCTGGTTCGAGCGCTTCGCGGGCCTCATGCCCAATCACCTGGTTTCCTGCGACGTGGCCGACCTCCCCGAGGAGTTCAAGCCCTACGAGGACTACCTGGCCGGGCGCTTCATGCTCGTCAAGAAGGCCCAGACGGTGCCCATCGAGTGCATCGTGCGCGGCTACCTCACGGGCTCCGGCAAGAAGACCTACGACGCGGACGGCACCGTCTGCGGCATCAAGCTCCCCACGGGCCTGACCGAGGCCTCCCAGCTTCCCGAGCCCATCTTCACCCCGTCTACCAAGGCCGCCCTGGGGGACCACGACGAGAACATCTCCTACGAGCGCTGTGCCCAGCTCGTGGGCGACGACGTCGCCGCTCAGCTGCGTGACGCCTCCCTTGCCATCTATCGGGCCGCAGCCGAGTATGCGGCCACGCGCGGCATCATCATCGCGGACACCAAGTTCGAGTTTGGGTTCATCGACGGCAAGCTCACCCTCATTGACGAGTGCCTCACGCCGGACTCCAGCCGCTTCTGGCCTGCCCAGGGCTATGCGGAGGGCCACGTCCAGCCGAGCTACGACAAGCAGTACGTGCGCGACTGGCTGAGCGCCAACTGGGACATGACCGGCGAGCCCCCGCGCATCCCCGCCAACGTCATCGGGGGAACCTCCGAGCGCTACCAGGAGGCCTTCCAGATCATTGTCGGCACAGAGTTCAAGCCCCTGAAGGAGACCCATGTCACTGCGTAA
- a CDS encoding APC family permease: protein MSLRKTIDGARREAQENTVGLPKKEAEATKDDDEKKGFSRRSAANAKPAREAASSVRVSSKPKKGVVGAPAETKEQKRERKRKEREQDDLRNRAYDLVLRGIPGYKASEKIFFILMGVGFGLAVISLIAGYVLEGNDNYTTMQGVLSVASLVAAYVFIIGSFIYDLVKRRPYRREAEARVQGLTDKKIMDLFEKERSAQNAKRAQKEAAKAQGKGAKK, encoded by the coding sequence ATGTCACTGCGTAAGACCATCGACGGAGCGCGCCGCGAGGCGCAGGAGAACACCGTCGGCCTGCCCAAGAAGGAGGCCGAGGCCACCAAGGACGATGACGAGAAGAAGGGCTTCTCGCGTAGGTCCGCGGCCAATGCCAAGCCCGCGCGCGAGGCTGCCTCCTCGGTGCGCGTCTCGTCTAAGCCCAAGAAGGGCGTGGTGGGCGCACCGGCCGAGACCAAGGAGCAGAAGAGGGAGCGCAAGCGCAAGGAGCGCGAGCAGGACGACCTGCGCAATCGCGCCTATGATCTCGTGCTGCGCGGCATCCCCGGCTACAAGGCAAGTGAGAAGATTTTCTTCATCCTCATGGGCGTCGGCTTTGGCCTGGCAGTGATCTCGCTCATCGCGGGCTACGTCCTCGAGGGCAACGACAACTACACCACGATGCAGGGCGTTCTCTCGGTTGCCTCGCTCGTGGCGGCCTATGTCTTCATCATCGGCAGCTTCATCTACGACCTGGTCAAGCGACGTCCCTATCGCCGCGAGGCCGAGGCGCGCGTGCAGGGACTGACCGACAAGAAGATCATGGACCTCTTCGAGAAGGAGCGCAGCGCGCAGAACGCCAAGAGGGCCCAGAAGGAAGCTGCCAAGGCTCAGGGCAAGGGTGCCAAGAAGTAG